The DNA window CTCGACCAGCTGTCCTGGCTGGTGCCCTCGCGGTGGGGGTACGCGGCGCAGGGGTCGACCGTCGATCTGTGGACGGTGTCACCCGGCCCGCAGAGCCCGCGGGACAGCCACTTCGAGCACACGCCGGTGGCGTGGCTGTTCGACATGGGCATGCTCGCGGTGCTCACCGTGGTCTACGCGGCGCTGGTGCGGTGGCGCATCCGGCTCACCCGCTGAGCGGTCAGCCGTCCCCGTCCAGCCGCAACCCGTGGGCGAGCGCGAACGCCACGGCCTGATCGACGTCGACGCGGGCGCCGGTCAGCGAGGCGGTCGTCCACAACGTCGGGTCCACGATGGTGCCGCGCAGATCGGCGCCGTCCAGCCGGGTGCCGGCTGTCCGCGCGCCCCGCAGGTCCGCGCCCCGCAGCACGGCCTTGCGCAGGTCGGCTTCGACCAGGCTGGTTTCCCGCAGCCGGCAGCCGCTCAGGTCGACGCCGCGAAGGTCGATCGCGCCGAGCACGGCCAGCGTGAAATCCACCTCGTCGAACGTGATCGGCCGCAGCCGGCACTGCTCGAACACCGACCCCAGCATGGTGCACTGGGTAAAGGTGCTGTGCCACAACGACGTCCGCCGGAAGGTGCAGTTGCGGAACGCCGACCCGCGGTGTTGCGATTCGGCCAGGTTGGCGCCGCGGAAATCGCATTCGGTGAACACGACCCGCTCGGTCTGCAGCCGGCTGAGGTCTTCGTCGGTGAAGTCGTGTCCCTCGAATTCCTGGTCGGCCCACTGCGTGGTCAATTGGCCGACAGGCTGGCCAGGGCGTATTCGCTGACCGCGATCAGGGCGTCGGTCGCCGACCGGCGATCCCGGGCGTCGACGGTGATCACCGGGATGTGCGGCGGCAGGGTCAGCGCCTCGCGCACCTCGGCGACCGGGTAGCGCGGCGCGCCGTCGAACTCGTTGACCGCGACGAGAAACGGCAGGTTCCGATGCTCGAAGAAGTCGACCGCGGCGAAGCTGTCCTGCAGGCGCCGGCAGTCGACCAGCACGACCGCGCCGATCGCGCCGCGCACCAGGTCGTCCCACATGAACCAGAAGCGGCGCTGCCCCGGCGTGCCGAACAGGTAGAGCACCAAGTCCTCGGCCAGCGTGATCCGGCCGAAATCCATTGCGACGGTGGTGGTCCGCTTGTCCGGGGTGGCCTCGAGCGCGTCAACACCGGCCGAGGCGTCGGTGAGCATCGCCTCGGTGCGCAGCGGCATGATCTCCGACACCGCCCCGACGAAGGTGGTCTTGCCGGCCCCGAAGCCGCCGGCGATCACGATCTTCGTCGACGCGTGGGCGCCGGAGTCGGGCTGCACCTCAGAGTGCGCGTAAGCCACGCAGTGTCCTTCCTATGAGTTCGTGGCGTTCATCCCTGGTCGAACGCTCGGACAACGTCTTGTGCACTCGAAGGTAGCCGGACAGCACCAGATCCCCGACCAGGACGCGCGCGACGCCGAGCGGAACGTCCAGCCGGGCCGAGATCTCGGCGACCGACGGGCTGTCGACGCACAGTTGGATGATCCTGCCCCGCGCATCGTTGGGCGGCCACTGGTGGGTCAGGCCGGCCTGCAGCGTCTGAATCGGCGCCTCCAGGGGGAGGTCGACATTGGTGTCGGTTCGCCCGGACGTCAGGGTGTACGGGCGGACCAGGTTCCCCTTACGGTGCGCCGGCCAGGTCTCGGGGGTGTCCATCGGGGCTCACGAGTGCTGTTGCGCGGCCGACCGGCGCGTCGACTCCACCGCACCGCCCACCCGTTCGACGAGGACGGCCATCTCGTAGCCGATCTGGCCGATGTCGCACGACGTGATGGCGAGCGTCGCCAGGTGCGAGCCGTCCCCGACCCGCATCAGCAGCAGGTAGCCGTTCTGCATCTCGACCACCGACTGCAGCACCTGCCCGCCGTCGAACAGCTGCGCGGCGCCGGTGGCCAGGCTGGCCAGCCCGGAGGCCACGGCGGCCAGCTGGTCGGCGCGTTCCCGCGGCAGATGCTCGCTGGCGGCGATGGGCAGCCCGTCGACGGACACCAGCAGCGCGTGCGCGACGCCGGGGACCTCGCGGGCGAACCGGGTCACCAGCCAGTCGAGGGAGTTGTCGGGTGACGTCATTGTTGGTCGGGTCCTTGGGTGGTGTCACGGGCGTGCGAGCGTCCGGTGCGCACGCCATCGAAATGTTTACTGAACGAGGCGCGCACCGCTTCGGGGTCCCTGGTGACGGCCGCGTGCTGCGGCTCCCGGTGCGACGCGGATCCGCCGTTGAGCCCCTCGCCGGGCTCGGCCGGCTCGTCCTGTTCGGTCCCGTTGGCGCCGCCGGGGATCAGCCGGGCTCCGGGGGTGCGCACCGGTAGGCCGTGATCGGTGGTGTGCTCCTCGACGGGCTTCTCCTCGGCCGCAGCCGCCAGCGTCCAGCCGCGGTCCCAGACCGACTGCCAGTCCAGGTCCGGGCTGTTGACCAGGTCGTGCGGATCGCCCAGCATCTCCGACAGCATCCGCCGGTAGATGACATCATCGTCGGCCGGGGCGGCCGGGGCTTTCGGGGTTTTCGGGGTTTTCGGGGTTTTCGGGGTTTTCGGGGTTTTCAAGGCCTTCGGGGTCTCCGCGCGCCTGTCGATGGACCGGGCGGCGAAGAAGGCCGAGGTGTCCGACGCCGCACGGGCCGGCCGGACCGGCGCCGGTTCGGGAGCAGTCGGCGGTTCGGCAGCCGCTGGGGGCTCGGGAGCCGGCGCCGGCTTGGGCGTCTTCTCCCACCAGGGCGTCGCCAGCTCGCGGCGCTGGCGGCGGGGTTGCTGTTCGGCGGGCGGGGCGGGAACCTCGGTGATGCCGCTCGATCCCGGGTTGCGCCGCGGCAGCAGCGTGACCGACGGCTCGGACGCGTCCGGGGCGGTGCGCGCCGCCGGCTCGAGCGAGCCGGCGTCCTTGGCCTCGTCGGCGGCGGGCGCGGCGATCGCACTGGCCAGCTTGGCGCTCGGCGACGAGACCGCGCGGATGTGGCGGGGGGCCGACATGGGAGCCGTCATGCCGTCGAGCACCGTCGGCGGCAGGTAGATCTCGGCGGTGGTGCCCGAGCCCGATTCGTTGGCCGCCGGCCCACGCAGCCCCACCCGGATGCCGTGCCGGGCCGCGATCCGGCCGACCACGAAAAGACCCATGTGCCGGGCGTTGTCGGGGCTGACGTCCCCGCCGGCCTGCAGCCGCATGTTGGCCATCCGCCGGTCGGCGTCGTTCATCCCCAGACCGGAGTCGGCGATGCGCACCACGACTCCCCCGTCGGTCCCGCGTGACGCCGAGACGCGGGCGGAGGTCGTCGGCGGCGAGTAGCGCAGCGCGTTGTCGATCAGCTCGGCGAACAGATGGATGGCGCCACCCGCGGCCGCGCCGATCAGATCGCACTCGGGCAGCCCGGCGAGTTCGACGCGGCGGTAGTCCTCGACCTCGGACACCGCGGCGTTGATCACCGTGGCCAGCGGCACCGGGTCGCGCTGGTCGCGGGCGAGCGGCGCGCCGGCCAGCACCAGCAGGTTGGCGCTGTTGCGGCGCAGCCGCGCCGCCAGGTGGTCGAGCCGGAACAGGCTGTCGAGGCGTTCGGGATTCTCCTCGTTGCGCTCCAGCCGATCGATGAGCGCCAGCTGCTGGTCCACCAGCGAGCGGCTGCGCCGCGACATGGTCTCGAACATGTCGTTGACCAGCAGCCGCAGCCGTGCCTCGTCGCCGGCCATCAGCAGGGCCTGGGTGTGCAGCTCGTCGACGGCGTGCGCGACCTGACCGATCTCCTCGGTGGTGTACACCGGCACTGGACTCGGAATCGGTTCGGCCCCACCGGCTTTCACCAGGGCGATCTCCTCTTCGAGATCGGTATGGGCGACTTTGAGCGCGCCGTCGCGCAGGATGCGCAGCGGCCGCACCAGGGCGCGCGCCACCAGCAGCACCACCGCCAGCGCGATCACGATGGCGGCCAGCACCAGGACGGTGTCCATGATCGCGGCCGAGCGGCGCTCGGCGGCCTGGGCGTGCACCGACTTGGTCACCGCCGTGGTGGCGTTCTTGATGACCTGGTCGGCGATGTCGTCGGTGGTCTGGATCGAACGCAGCAGGTCGGCGTTGTCGACGAGCACGCTGGCCGGATCGGACATGATCGCCATCCGGCTCACCATCTGCTGCTGCAGCGTCCTGGCCTCGGACGATCCGGCGCCGAGCACTTCGCTCATGCCGAACAGCGTCGACGGTTCGGTGCCCGCCAGGGTGGCCATCGAGGTCCGCAGCTGCGGCTCGGGAAGTTCCGCTCCTCGGGTGACCAGAATCTTCTGCATCGTCATCTGCCCGCGGGCGCCGACCGCCCGGCTCAGGCCCTGCGCCTGGGCGCGGATCTTTTCGTCGTCGACGCGCACCGAGGCGTTGATGACGTCTTCGGCCGTCAGCAGGATCGGCGCGTAGAGCGTGACCCGCTCCCGCAAACCGAGGCCGGGGTCGGTCGCCTTGTTCACCAGCATCTGACCGCCGTCGAGCAGGTTGTTCACCCCGGAACGGACGTCGTCGCTGACGTCGGTGTCATCCAGCCTGGCCGTCAGTTCGCCCTTGCGCGCCTCGTAGTTCTTCCTGGCGCCGTCCACGTCGCGTCCGGTGGAGCCCGCCAGCAGCGCGACATCCAGCGCCGACATGTACTTGGTGATCACCGGGACCACATCGGCACGGGTGGCGGCCAGCCGCAGGCCGGCCGAGTTGGCCATGGCGCCGTGGATGCGCAGCGCCCCGAAGACGGTCGCCAATACCAGCGGAACCAGCACAATCGCCAGCACCTTCCAGCGGACCGGCCAGTTGCTCAGCGACCAGGTCGGCGGGCGTTTGACCGGCGCGGCGTCGGCACCGGCGGTCGGTGCGGGCTCTACGACATCCGCCTCGGCCGGGTTGGTCGGGCGGGTGAACATGGTCACGTCATCGCGGCCGCGCGATGGGCCGCTGCGCTGACGCTGAGCGCTGAGAAGAACGAGAGGCTCATGAAACTTCCTGCTTTATTTCACCCGCCCCGCGCCAGATAGGCGTGTGCGTGTAGGTGTGGCAATCCGACGAGTATGACAGCCCGCGGCGCAGGCCACCAGAATCGTTACTGAGTAGACAGGTCCCTCCAAGGTGGCGCCGCACCCGCGCGGACACCGCTGGCAAACACCGCGGGCGCGCAACGCCTAGGCGGGACGAAGGAGCGCGACCAGGAAATCGGAGTCGTCGGTGAACGGCCGCAGATCCCAGGTGGACAGCAGCAGATCGGGCACGAAGCCCGCGTCGACCGCGTCGTTGATGAACTCGCCGAACTCGTAATCGCGGCCGGCGCCGAAGCCGATCGCGGCCCGGCCGTCGTCCGCGACGTGGGCACGCAGCCGGCTCAGCACCTGGATCCGGGTGCTCGGGGCCAGGAACGTCATGACGTTGCCGGCGGACACGATGACGTCGAAGGGTTCGGCGATGCCGCGCGCGGGCAGGTCCAGCTCGGCGAGGTCGCCGACCAGCCAGCGCGGGCCGGGGTAATCCTCCTCGGCCGCCGCGATCAGCGCCGGGTCGACGTCCACACCGACCACCCGGTGACCCACCGTGGCCAGATAGCCGCCCAACCGGCCGGGCCCGCAGCCGGCGTCGAGGATCCGGGCGCCGCGCGGCGCCATGGCGTCCACGAAGCGGGCCTCGCCGGCCAGGTCGTCGCCGGCGCGGACCATGGCGCGGAAACGCTCGATATACCAATGCGAATGCCCCGGATCGACAGCGACCTTCTGCATCCAGATGCTCTGCTCGACCATGCGACCATTATCGGCGTTGTGTTCAAGCTGATGTTCGTGTCCCCGCGGATCCCGCCCAACACGGGCAACGCCATCCGCACGGTGGCGGCAACGGGCTGCGAATTGCATCTGGTCGAGCCGATGGGATTCGACCTGTCCGAACCCAAGCTGCGCCGTGCCGGGCTGGACTACCACGACCTCGCGTCGGTCACCGTGCACGCCTCGCTGGCGGCGGCCTGGCCCGCGCTGTCACCGGAGCGGGTGTTCGCGTTCACCTCGCACGCGCCCACCTCGTTCGCCGACGTGCGCTACCGGGCCGGCGACGTGCTGATGTTCGGCCCCGAACCCACCGGGCTGGACGCCGCGACGCTGGCCGACCCGCACATCACCGCGCAGGTGCGCATCCCGATGCTCGCGGGCCGGCGTTCGCTGAACCTGTCCAACGCCGCGGCGATCGCCGTCTACGAGGCC is part of the Mycobacterium mantenii genome and encodes:
- a CDS encoding GTP-binding protein is translated as MAYAHSEVQPDSGAHASTKIVIAGGFGAGKTTFVGAVSEIMPLRTEAMLTDASAGVDALEATPDKRTTTVAMDFGRITLAEDLVLYLFGTPGQRRFWFMWDDLVRGAIGAVVLVDCRRLQDSFAAVDFFEHRNLPFLVAVNEFDGAPRYPVAEVREALTLPPHIPVITVDARDRRSATDALIAVSEYALASLSAN
- a CDS encoding sensor histidine kinase, translating into MFTRPTNPAEADVVEPAPTAGADAAPVKRPPTWSLSNWPVRWKVLAIVLVPLVLATVFGALRIHGAMANSAGLRLAATRADVVPVITKYMSALDVALLAGSTGRDVDGARKNYEARKGELTARLDDTDVSDDVRSGVNNLLDGGQMLVNKATDPGLGLRERVTLYAPILLTAEDVINASVRVDDEKIRAQAQGLSRAVGARGQMTMQKILVTRGAELPEPQLRTSMATLAGTEPSTLFGMSEVLGAGSSEARTLQQQMVSRMAIMSDPASVLVDNADLLRSIQTTDDIADQVIKNATTAVTKSVHAQAAERRSAAIMDTVLVLAAIVIALAVVLLVARALVRPLRILRDGALKVAHTDLEEEIALVKAGGAEPIPSPVPVYTTEEIGQVAHAVDELHTQALLMAGDEARLRLLVNDMFETMSRRSRSLVDQQLALIDRLERNEENPERLDSLFRLDHLAARLRRNSANLLVLAGAPLARDQRDPVPLATVINAAVSEVEDYRRVELAGLPECDLIGAAAGGAIHLFAELIDNALRYSPPTTSARVSASRGTDGGVVVRIADSGLGMNDADRRMANMRLQAGGDVSPDNARHMGLFVVGRIAARHGIRVGLRGPAANESGSGTTAEIYLPPTVLDGMTAPMSAPRHIRAVSSPSAKLASAIAAPAADEAKDAGSLEPAARTAPDASEPSVTLLPRRNPGSSGITEVPAPPAEQQPRRQRRELATPWWEKTPKPAPAPEPPAAAEPPTAPEPAPVRPARAASDTSAFFAARSIDRRAETPKALKTPKTPKTPKTPKTPKAPAAPADDDVIYRRMLSEMLGDPHDLVNSPDLDWQSVWDRGWTLAAAAEEKPVEEHTTDHGLPVRTPGARLIPGGANGTEQDEPAEPGEGLNGGSASHREPQHAAVTRDPEAVRASFSKHFDGVRTGRSHARDTTQGPDQQ
- a CDS encoding class I SAM-dependent methyltransferase, coding for MVEQSIWMQKVAVDPGHSHWYIERFRAMVRAGDDLAGEARFVDAMAPRGARILDAGCGPGRLGGYLATVGHRVVGVDVDPALIAAAEEDYPGPRWLVGDLAELDLPARGIAEPFDVIVSAGNVMTFLAPSTRIQVLSRLRAHVADDGRAAIGFGAGRDYEFGEFINDAVDAGFVPDLLLSTWDLRPFTDDSDFLVALLRPA
- a CDS encoding pentapeptide repeat-containing protein, with the translated sequence MTTQWADQEFEGHDFTDEDLSRLQTERVVFTECDFRGANLAESQHRGSAFRNCTFRRTSLWHSTFTQCTMLGSVFEQCRLRPITFDEVDFTLAVLGAIDLRGVDLSGCRLRETSLVEADLRKAVLRGADLRGARTAGTRLDGADLRGTIVDPTLWTTASLTGARVDVDQAVAFALAHGLRLDGDG
- a CDS encoding serine protease inhibitor — protein: MTSPDNSLDWLVTRFAREVPGVAHALLVSVDGLPIAASEHLPRERADQLAAVASGLASLATGAAQLFDGGQVLQSVVEMQNGYLLLMRVGDGSHLATLAITSCDIGQIGYEMAVLVERVGGAVESTRRSAAQQHS
- a CDS encoding DUF742 domain-containing protein, coding for MDTPETWPAHRKGNLVRPYTLTSGRTDTNVDLPLEAPIQTLQAGLTHQWPPNDARGRIIQLCVDSPSVAEISARLDVPLGVARVLVGDLVLSGYLRVHKTLSERSTRDERHELIGRTLRGLRAL
- a CDS encoding tRNA (cytidine(34)-2'-O)-methyltransferase; this translates as MFKLMFVSPRIPPNTGNAIRTVAATGCELHLVEPMGFDLSEPKLRRAGLDYHDLASVTVHASLAAAWPALSPERVFAFTSHAPTSFADVRYRAGDVLMFGPEPTGLDAATLADPHITAQVRIPMLAGRRSLNLSNAAAIAVYEAWRQHGYPGAL